From Streptomyces zhihengii, the proteins below share one genomic window:
- a CDS encoding tripartite tricarboxylate transporter TctB family protein — translation MRERSELGVGLLLALIGILVLTDAFTMDVDIAQRGPVGPRTVPFVVGTGLLVVAALLTVDVLRGGRGEAEGGEDVDLAEPGDWRTVLLLAGVFLAFAVLIGPLGFPVAGALLFWGSAFALGSRHHHRDPLIAAVLAVVTYAVFDRLLGVPLPGGPLMGVL, via the coding sequence CTGCGCGAGCGCTCCGAACTCGGCGTGGGCCTGCTGCTCGCCCTCATCGGGATCCTCGTCCTCACCGACGCGTTCACCATGGACGTCGACATCGCCCAGCGCGGCCCCGTCGGCCCGCGGACCGTCCCCTTCGTCGTCGGCACCGGCCTCCTGGTCGTGGCCGCCCTGCTCACCGTCGACGTGCTGCGCGGCGGACGCGGGGAGGCCGAGGGCGGCGAGGACGTCGACCTCGCCGAGCCGGGGGACTGGCGCACCGTGCTGCTGCTGGCGGGTGTCTTCCTCGCCTTCGCCGTGCTCATCGGCCCGCTGGGCTTCCCCGTCGCGGGGGCGCTGCTGTTCTGGGGCTCGGCCTTCGCCCTCGGCAGCCGCCACCACCACCGCGACCCGCTGATCGCGGCGGTCCTCGCCGTCGTCACCTATGCCGTCTTCGACCGTCTGCTCGGCGTGCCCCTGCCCGGCGGCCCGCTCATGGGGGTGCTGTAG
- a CDS encoding tripartite tricarboxylate transporter permease, translated as MDSLSSLIDGFGTALTPVNLLWAALGVLLGTAIGVLPGIGPAMAVALLLPVTYGLEPTGAFIMFAGIYYGAMFGGSTTSILLNTPGESAAVVAALEGNPMAKSGRGAQALAAAAVGHFAGGMIGTILLVVLAPTVAALAVDIGAPDYFAIMVLAFIAVTSVLGSSRIRGLASLLIGLTIGLVGLDQMTGQSRLTFGSLQLADGVDVVIVAVGLFAIGEALWVAAHLRRTTGEAIPVGRPWLGRGDVRRTWKAWLRGPVIGFPFGAIPAGGAEIPTFLSYVTEKRLSRHKDEFGRGAIEGVAGPESAASASAAGTLVSMLTLGLPTTAVAAVMLAAFQQYGIQPGPLLFEREPDLVWGLIASLFVGMVLLLALNLPLAPVWAKLLRIPRPYLYAGILFFAAVGAYAVGGEALDLVILLAIGVLGLGMRRYGLPVLPAVIGVILGPAAEQQLRRALQISDGSVTGLVDTPFSITVYAVVVVLLAWPLLKRTPLRKALSRRGSAG; from the coding sequence ATGGACTCCCTCTCCTCGCTGATCGACGGCTTCGGCACCGCGCTCACCCCGGTGAACCTGCTCTGGGCCGCGCTCGGGGTCCTCCTCGGCACCGCGATCGGCGTCCTGCCCGGCATCGGCCCGGCCATGGCGGTCGCGCTGCTGCTGCCCGTCACCTACGGGCTGGAGCCGACCGGCGCGTTCATCATGTTCGCCGGCATCTACTACGGCGCGATGTTCGGCGGCTCCACCACCTCGATCCTCCTCAACACCCCCGGCGAGAGCGCCGCCGTCGTCGCCGCGCTCGAAGGCAACCCGATGGCCAAGTCGGGGCGCGGCGCGCAGGCGCTCGCCGCCGCGGCCGTCGGCCACTTCGCGGGCGGCATGATCGGCACGATCCTGCTCGTCGTGCTCGCCCCCACCGTCGCGGCCCTCGCCGTGGACATCGGCGCGCCCGACTACTTCGCCATCATGGTGCTCGCGTTCATCGCCGTGACCTCCGTCCTCGGCTCGTCCCGCATCCGCGGTCTCGCCTCGCTGCTCATCGGCCTGACCATCGGTCTCGTCGGCCTCGACCAGATGACCGGGCAGTCCCGGCTCACCTTCGGCTCGCTCCAGCTCGCGGACGGCGTCGACGTCGTCATCGTCGCCGTCGGCCTCTTCGCCATCGGGGAGGCCCTGTGGGTCGCCGCCCATCTGCGGCGCACCACGGGCGAGGCCATCCCCGTCGGACGGCCCTGGCTCGGCCGCGGGGACGTCCGGCGGACGTGGAAGGCCTGGCTGCGCGGACCGGTCATCGGCTTCCCGTTCGGCGCGATCCCGGCGGGCGGCGCCGAGATCCCGACCTTCCTGTCGTACGTCACCGAGAAGCGGCTCTCCCGGCACAAGGACGAGTTCGGCCGCGGTGCGATCGAGGGCGTCGCCGGGCCCGAGTCGGCCGCGTCGGCGTCCGCCGCCGGCACGCTGGTGTCGATGCTGACGCTCGGGCTGCCGACGACCGCGGTCGCCGCCGTCATGCTCGCCGCGTTCCAGCAGTACGGCATCCAGCCGGGACCGCTGCTCTTCGAGCGGGAGCCCGACCTGGTCTGGGGCCTCATCGCCTCCCTGTTCGTCGGCATGGTGCTGCTGCTCGCGCTCAACCTGCCGCTCGCGCCGGTCTGGGCGAAGCTGCTGAGGATCCCCCGGCCGTACCTCTACGCGGGCATCCTCTTCTTCGCCGCGGTCGGCGCGTACGCCGTGGGCGGCGAGGCGCTCGACCTGGTGATCCTGCTCGCCATCGGCGTGCTCGGCCTCGGCATGCGGCGCTACGGACTGCCCGTGCTGCCCGCCGTGATCGGCGTGATCCTCGGCCCGGCCGCCGAGCAGCAGCTCCGGCGGGCGCTCCAGATCAGCGACGGCAGTGTCACCGGGCTCGTCGACACACCGTTCTCGATCACCGTCTACGCCGTGGTCGTCGTGCTGCTGGCGTGGCCGCTGCTGAAGCGGACGCCGCTCCGGAAGGCGCTGTCGCGCCGGGGGAGCGCCGGCTGA
- a CDS encoding DUF402 domain-containing protein: MSGASAEVVVRLVKAGTTKIRYPAGLIHDDGTRLVVRAPWAAPGVRDFGFVRFEPGDVFTEHYWRDRWYAVKEVRTGAGALKGWYCDITRPAVRTGDEVVVEDLDLDLWVSADGGEVLRLDEDEFAASGLAERDPDAAAAAVRALDGLELLARGEGLTGLLAT; the protein is encoded by the coding sequence ATGTCCGGAGCCTCGGCTGAGGTGGTGGTCCGGCTGGTGAAGGCCGGCACGACCAAGATCCGCTATCCCGCCGGGCTGATCCACGACGACGGCACCCGTCTCGTGGTCCGCGCGCCGTGGGCCGCGCCCGGCGTGCGCGACTTCGGCTTCGTGCGCTTCGAGCCGGGCGACGTGTTCACCGAGCACTACTGGCGCGACCGGTGGTACGCCGTCAAGGAGGTGCGCACCGGCGCGGGCGCCCTCAAGGGCTGGTACTGCGACATCACCCGGCCCGCGGTGCGCACCGGCGACGAGGTCGTGGTGGAGGACCTGGACCTCGACCTCTGGGTGTCCGCCGACGGCGGCGAGGTGCTGCGGCTGGACGAGGACGAGTTCGCCGCGAGCGGGCTCGCGGAGCGGGACCCGGACGCGGCGGCGGCCGCGGTGCGCGCCCTGGACGGGCTCGAACTCCTCGCCCGCGGCGAGGGGCTGACCGGGCTCCTCGCCACCTGA
- a CDS encoding GNAT family N-acetyltransferase, with protein sequence MTVIVRDFRAEDAEAVTRVRRAALPFDVTTAAAVLFDVRTAHPAKKYRLLVAEEDGEIIGMTHSGIAYDASEPGLSFASPVVLPARRGRGAGGLLLRTAEEHLAAEGARSLYSWVQDTPEARAFAGRHGYRPLRSAHFQRLGLAPGTLPELPARPAGVELRTAADYEDDPRPMFAADAEATSDEPGDISMDFTDYDDWIRHTWEHPLLDRGLSTVVVVDGEVAAFTAAMTDGGTRYLSGMTGTVRAHRGKGFARLAKTDSLRRARDAGFTDAFTSNDTGNGPMLAINTWFGYEVCATEVRHVRSLG encoded by the coding sequence ATGACTGTGATCGTGCGCGACTTCCGCGCCGAGGACGCCGAGGCCGTGACCCGGGTGCGGCGGGCGGCGCTCCCGTTCGACGTGACCACCGCCGCGGCGGTGCTCTTCGACGTGCGGACCGCACACCCCGCGAAGAAGTACCGGCTGCTGGTCGCCGAGGAGGACGGCGAGATCATCGGCATGACGCACAGCGGCATCGCCTACGACGCGTCCGAGCCCGGGCTCTCCTTCGCCAGCCCCGTGGTGCTCCCCGCCCGCCGGGGCAGGGGCGCGGGCGGACTGCTGCTCCGCACGGCGGAGGAGCATCTGGCCGCCGAGGGGGCGCGGTCGCTGTACTCCTGGGTCCAGGACACGCCGGAGGCACGGGCGTTCGCCGGGAGGCACGGCTACCGCCCGCTCCGTTCGGCGCACTTCCAGCGCCTGGGCCTGGCGCCGGGCACCCTCCCGGAGCTCCCGGCACGGCCGGCCGGGGTGGAGCTGCGGACGGCGGCGGACTACGAGGACGACCCCCGGCCGATGTTCGCGGCGGACGCGGAGGCCACGTCCGACGAACCGGGCGACATCTCCATGGACTTCACCGACTACGACGACTGGATCCGGCACACCTGGGAGCACCCGCTGCTCGACCGGGGGCTGTCCACGGTGGTCGTGGTGGACGGCGAGGTGGCGGCGTTCACCGCGGCGATGACCGACGGCGGCACCCGCTACCTCAGCGGGATGACGGGCACGGTGCGCGCCCACCGGGGCAAGGGGTTCGCCAGGCTGGCGAAGACGGACTCGCTGCGGCGCGCCCGCGACGCGGGCTTCACGGACGCGTTCACCAGCAACGACACCGGCAACGGGCCGATGCTGGCGATCAACACCTGGTTCGGGTACGAGGTCTGCGCCACGGAGGTGCGGCATGTCCGGAGCCTCGGCTGA
- a CDS encoding GntR family transcriptional regulator has protein sequence MTPNFTIDPGGADAPYEQLRAQIAGRARSGALPVGHRLPTVRALAEELGLAANTVAKAYRALEGDGVIETRGRNGTFVAAAGDAAERRVAAAAAHFAAEARRLGVGEDAARGAVEDALRVAYGKD, from the coding sequence GTGACGCCGAACTTCACCATCGATCCCGGGGGCGCGGACGCGCCGTACGAACAGCTCCGTGCCCAGATCGCCGGCCGGGCGCGCTCGGGCGCCCTCCCGGTCGGGCACCGGCTCCCGACGGTACGGGCGCTGGCGGAGGAGCTGGGCCTCGCCGCCAACACCGTGGCCAAGGCGTACCGGGCGCTGGAGGGCGACGGGGTGATCGAGACCCGGGGGCGCAACGGCACCTTCGTGGCGGCCGCCGGTGACGCGGCGGAGCGCCGGGTGGCCGCCGCGGCGGCCCACTTCGCGGCCGAGGCCCGCCGTCTCGGGGTGGGCGAGGACGCGGCGCGCGGTGCGGTGGAGGACGCGCTGCGGGTGGCGTACGGCAAGGACTGA
- a CDS encoding DUF5925 domain-containing protein, whose amino-acid sequence MSANPHDALPVRLNVDDSDSPSDVVDALFLGRFATGEQPYSHSSTIDRVRAGAELLPPAASVLRSARDDDRSATLAEGDGWTVLVSRWNRGADVTVTAVSSELAEKVLKQATDGAADEPEPQPENVTMGFWYVSPRRGPHRTTRQIAAGTWDEIRANYTAPVAGAMDRLMKVTPDDIAGRLLLLHGPPGTGKTSALRTLARSWRDWCQVDCVLDPERLFNDVGYLMDIAIGEDEGTAKGRWRLLLLEDCDELIRGEARHTAGQALSRLLNLTDGLLGQGRNVLVGVTTNEDLERLHPAVVRPGRCLARIEVGPLTRPEAVSWLGTEQGVGREGATLAELFALRRGTSPASVPAPGTSADAGLYL is encoded by the coding sequence ATGTCCGCGAATCCCCATGACGCACTGCCGGTCCGGCTGAACGTCGACGACAGCGACTCCCCGTCCGACGTCGTCGACGCGCTGTTCCTCGGCCGCTTCGCCACGGGCGAGCAGCCGTACTCGCACAGTTCGACGATCGACCGCGTCCGAGCGGGCGCGGAACTGCTGCCGCCCGCCGCCTCCGTGCTGCGCAGCGCCCGCGACGACGACCGCAGCGCGACCCTCGCCGAGGGCGACGGCTGGACGGTCCTGGTCTCCCGGTGGAACCGGGGGGCGGACGTCACCGTGACGGCGGTCAGCTCCGAACTGGCGGAGAAGGTGCTGAAGCAGGCCACCGACGGCGCGGCCGACGAACCGGAACCCCAGCCGGAGAACGTGACCATGGGCTTCTGGTACGTCTCGCCCCGGCGCGGCCCGCACCGCACCACCCGGCAGATCGCGGCCGGCACCTGGGACGAGATCCGCGCCAACTACACGGCGCCGGTGGCCGGGGCGATGGACCGGCTGATGAAGGTGACGCCCGACGACATCGCCGGCCGGCTGCTGCTGCTCCACGGGCCGCCCGGCACGGGCAAGACCTCGGCCCTGCGGACCCTGGCCCGGTCCTGGCGCGACTGGTGCCAGGTGGACTGCGTGCTGGACCCGGAGCGCCTCTTCAACGACGTCGGCTACCTCATGGACATCGCGATCGGCGAGGACGAGGGGACGGCGAAGGGCCGCTGGCGGCTGCTCCTGCTGGAGGACTGCGACGAACTGATCCGCGGCGAGGCGCGCCACACCGCCGGCCAGGCCCTGTCCCGGCTGCTGAACCTGACGGACGGTCTGCTCGGCCAGGGGCGCAACGTCCTGGTGGGCGTCACCACCAACGAGGACCTCGAACGCCTCCACCCCGCGGTCGTGCGCCCCGGCCGCTGCCTCGCCCGTATCGAGGTGGGGCCGCTGACCCGGCCGGAGGCGGTGTCCTGGCTGGGCACCGAGCAGGGCGTCGGCCGCGAAGGGGCGACCCTGGCGGAGCTGTTCGCGCTGCGCCGGGGCACCTCACCGGCGTCGGTCCCGGCGCCCGGCACGAGCGCGGACGCCGGCCTGTACCTCTGA
- a CDS encoding SGNH/GDSL hydrolase family protein has product MKLSRLAALSSSIVLGAVLALTGAGTAQADTSAAALDYVAVGDSYSSGVGAGSYDSASGDCKRSTRAFPKLWAAANAPSSFAFTACSGARTNDVTANQLGPLSSATDLVSVTIGGNDAGFADVMTTCVLNSESTCLNRVAQAKAYVDSTLPARLDSVYNAIRAKAPSARVVVLGYPRFYQLNGSCVAGLSEGERTAINGASDHLNAALAKRAANHGFTFGSVVGTFTGHEICSGSSWLHSVNWLNIGESYHPTAAGQSGGYLPVLNAND; this is encoded by the coding sequence ATGAAGCTGTCCCGTCTCGCGGCACTTTCGTCCTCGATCGTCCTCGGTGCCGTACTCGCCCTCACCGGAGCGGGCACGGCACAGGCCGACACCTCGGCCGCCGCCCTCGACTACGTGGCCGTCGGCGACTCCTACTCCTCCGGTGTGGGAGCGGGCAGTTACGACAGTGCCAGCGGGGACTGCAAGCGCAGCACCCGCGCGTTCCCGAAGCTCTGGGCGGCGGCGAACGCCCCCTCCTCGTTCGCCTTCACCGCCTGCTCGGGCGCCCGCACCAACGATGTGACGGCCAACCAGCTCGGCCCGCTCAGCTCGGCCACCGACCTCGTCTCCGTCACCATCGGCGGCAACGACGCCGGCTTCGCCGACGTGATGACCACCTGTGTGCTCAACTCCGAGTCCACCTGCCTCAACCGGGTCGCGCAGGCCAAGGCCTACGTCGACAGCACCCTGCCCGCGCGCCTCGACTCGGTGTACAACGCGATCCGCGCCAAGGCGCCGTCCGCGCGCGTCGTGGTCCTCGGCTACCCCCGCTTCTACCAGTTGAACGGGAGCTGCGTCGCCGGTCTCAGCGAGGGCGAGCGGACCGCGATCAACGGTGCGTCGGACCACCTGAACGCGGCCCTGGCCAAGCGGGCCGCCAACCACGGCTTCACCTTCGGCAGCGTCGTGGGGACCTTCACCGGCCACGAGATCTGCTCGGGCTCCTCCTGGCTGCACAGCGTCAACTGGCTCAACATCGGGGAGTCCTACCACCCGACCGCGGCCGGCCAGTCGGGCGGCTACCTGCCCGTCCTGAACGCCAACGACTGA
- a CDS encoding serine/threonine-protein kinase, which yields MSGAPGTGRLIAERYRLIGRIGEGVTGVAWLARDELLERDVAVKEVRGPGGGDPAAARALHGRLEHAARTAGRVSHRNVVAVHDVATYDGRPWIVMELVRGLALSEVLEGEGPLPPERAAHIGAEALAGLRAAHASGVAHLDVKPGNVLIANDGRILVTGFGMAAAAGTAGSLGPSAAAAADAPGAESDLWSLGALLFTAVEGRYPAGDGPAVAGRAGPALAPVIEGLLRQDPAERMTAAEAEHRLRLASAGGKQRTGAARTVSAPVPPPEAGGEAPEPAGGTPPDTAPAPDGQEGPRHATAVLAGGIAVLVVALAALVWVLAGG from the coding sequence ATGAGCGGAGCACCGGGTACGGGCCGGCTAATTGCGGAGCGCTACCGCCTGATCGGGCGGATCGGCGAGGGGGTGACGGGCGTGGCGTGGCTCGCCCGCGACGAACTGCTGGAGCGGGACGTGGCGGTGAAGGAGGTCCGCGGCCCCGGGGGCGGCGACCCCGCGGCGGCCCGCGCGCTCCACGGGCGGCTGGAGCACGCCGCCCGGACGGCCGGCCGCGTCTCGCACCGCAACGTCGTGGCCGTCCACGACGTGGCCACGTACGACGGCCGGCCCTGGATCGTCATGGAGCTGGTCCGCGGGCTGGCGCTGTCGGAGGTGCTGGAGGGCGAGGGCCCGCTGCCGCCGGAGCGGGCGGCGCACATCGGCGCCGAGGCGCTGGCCGGGCTGCGGGCGGCGCACGCCTCGGGGGTGGCCCATCTGGACGTGAAGCCCGGCAATGTGCTGATCGCCAACGACGGCCGGATCCTGGTGACCGGTTTCGGGATGGCCGCGGCGGCCGGCACCGCGGGCTCGCTCGGCCCGTCCGCCGCCGCCGCGGCGGACGCGCCGGGCGCGGAGTCGGACCTGTGGTCGCTGGGGGCGCTGCTGTTCACGGCGGTCGAGGGCCGCTACCCGGCCGGGGACGGGCCCGCGGTGGCCGGCCGGGCGGGCCCGGCGCTGGCGCCGGTGATCGAGGGGCTGCTGCGGCAGGACCCGGCGGAGCGGATGACGGCCGCCGAGGCGGAGCACCGGCTGCGGCTGGCGAGCGCGGGCGGCAAACAGCGGACCGGCGCGGCGCGGACGGTGTCCGCCCCGGTCCCGCCGCCGGAGGCGGGCGGCGAGGCCCCGGAGCCCGCCGGCGGCACCCCGCCGGACACCGCCCCAGCCCCGGACGGCCAGGAGGGGCCCCGGCACGCCACGGCCGTCCTGGCCGGCGGGATCGCCGTGCTGGTGGTCGCGCTGGCCGCACTGGTGTGGGTGCTGGCGGGCGGCTGA
- a CDS encoding CaiB/BaiF CoA transferase family protein has protein sequence MDHQPLPLAGITVVAVEQAVSAPFATRQLADLGARVIKVERPDGGDFARGYDTAARGLASHFVWCNRGKESIAVDLKDPRGLEIVRGLVADADVFVQNLAQGAAARLGLDAAALCARHPRLVAVDISGYGPEGPYAHKRAYDMLVQCEAGLVSVTGTPEHAVKAGVPAADVAAAMYAFSGVLAALLRRGTTGLGGPVEVSMLDSLAEWMGHPLHHGMHGGEAPARTGLAHAVIAPYDAYGTADGSQVLLSVQNDREWRRLAEQVIGRPELAGHPDFATNRARTANRERTDAVVAGALAPLTAAEAVERLEAAGIACARISTVHDVAGHPQLAARDRWREVDSPAGPLRALLPPITLPGGAPAPMGAIPSLGEHTDALLRALGMTEETAAALRRDGVVA, from the coding sequence ATGGATCACCAGCCGCTGCCGCTCGCCGGCATCACCGTCGTCGCCGTCGAACAGGCCGTCTCCGCGCCCTTCGCCACCCGGCAGCTCGCCGATCTCGGGGCCCGGGTGATCAAGGTCGAGCGCCCGGACGGCGGGGACTTCGCCCGCGGGTACGACACCGCGGCGCGCGGGCTGGCCTCGCACTTCGTCTGGTGCAACCGGGGCAAGGAGTCCATCGCCGTGGACCTCAAGGACCCGCGCGGCCTGGAGATCGTGCGCGGGCTGGTGGCGGACGCCGACGTGTTCGTGCAGAACCTCGCCCAGGGGGCGGCGGCCCGGCTCGGGCTGGACGCGGCCGCGCTCTGCGCGCGGCACCCCCGGCTGGTCGCCGTCGACATCTCCGGCTACGGGCCCGAGGGCCCCTACGCCCACAAGCGCGCCTACGACATGCTCGTCCAGTGCGAGGCCGGCCTGGTGTCGGTGACGGGCACGCCGGAGCACGCGGTCAAGGCGGGGGTGCCGGCCGCCGACGTGGCCGCCGCGATGTACGCGTTCTCCGGTGTGCTGGCCGCGCTGCTGCGGCGGGGCACGACCGGGCTCGGCGGGCCGGTGGAGGTGTCGATGCTCGACTCGCTCGCCGAGTGGATGGGGCATCCGCTGCACCACGGGATGCACGGGGGCGAGGCCCCGGCGCGCACCGGGCTCGCGCACGCCGTGATCGCGCCCTACGACGCGTACGGCACCGCCGACGGGAGCCAGGTGCTGCTGTCGGTGCAGAACGACCGGGAGTGGCGGCGGCTTGCGGAACAGGTCATCGGGCGGCCGGAGCTGGCCGGCCACCCCGACTTCGCGACCAACCGGGCCCGCACCGCGAACCGGGAGCGGACGGACGCCGTGGTGGCCGGGGCGCTGGCCCCGCTGACGGCGGCGGAGGCCGTCGAGCGGCTGGAGGCGGCGGGCATCGCCTGCGCACGGATCAGCACGGTGCACGACGTGGCCGGGCATCCGCAGCTCGCCGCGCGCGACCGCTGGCGGGAGGTGGACTCGCCGGCGGGGCCGCTGCGCGCGCTGCTGCCGCCCATCACGCTGCCGGGCGGGGCCCCGGCGCCGATGGGCGCGATTCCTTCACTCGGCGAGCACACCGACGCGCTGCTGCGGGCCCTGGGGATGACGGAAGAGACCGCTGCCGCGCTGCGCCGGGACGGTGTGGTCGCCTGA
- a CDS encoding type ISP restriction/modification enzyme, whose protein sequence is MRTVTARIPSDPTSPPEAGQPPGAAAGRRAAAPRGRPRAPGDVPLLDDLMPWSVAPLRLGRDWVMAPDAGSLRGRWQALTGAEPGERERLFRPTRSRTPRSTVAQLPGQPSGTGRIDREEGRCPEPVRVLHGAFDEQWLIPDHRLIDTARPELWRVRDGRQRFAVEQGHVPGDTGPALVVTALLPDGRSPAGRPGRIRPLYRRPGGQEPNVAPGLLALLAARYGHPVTAEDLLCWSVAAATGTPAGCAVPLTADPALWARGVALGRTATGILLRGADGGARPKLPGGRRPYVRAALPPRPGTLGYDPGEEALLIGDGGRVSPVPTGAWEFEAGGGRVLDLWFARRTAAAEPGTLEAVRPAGWLQEWTSELLELITVLALLAELRPRLAPLGEGPRITAGELRAAGVLPVPSAARRPASVLDHHEEGPDGQFALL, encoded by the coding sequence ATGCGGACGGTGACCGCACGTATCCCGTCCGATCCGACGTCCCCGCCCGAGGCCGGGCAGCCCCCCGGCGCGGCGGCCGGGCGGCGGGCGGCGGCACCCCGGGGGCGCCCGCGGGCGCCCGGGGACGTGCCGCTGCTCGACGACCTGATGCCGTGGTCCGTGGCCCCGCTGCGGCTCGGCCGCGACTGGGTGATGGCGCCCGACGCCGGTTCCCTGCGCGGCCGCTGGCAGGCGCTGACCGGGGCGGAGCCCGGCGAGCGCGAGAGGCTCTTCCGCCCGACCCGGTCCCGTACCCCGCGCAGCACGGTGGCCCAGTTGCCCGGGCAGCCGAGCGGCACCGGGCGGATCGACCGCGAGGAGGGCCGCTGCCCGGAGCCGGTGCGGGTGCTGCACGGCGCGTTCGACGAGCAGTGGCTGATACCGGACCACCGGCTGATCGACACCGCCCGGCCCGAACTGTGGCGGGTGCGCGACGGGCGGCAGCGGTTCGCCGTCGAGCAGGGGCACGTCCCCGGGGACACCGGTCCCGCCCTGGTGGTGACCGCGCTGCTGCCCGACGGGCGGTCACCGGCGGGCCGCCCGGGGCGGATCCGGCCGCTGTACCGCCGCCCCGGCGGGCAGGAGCCCAATGTGGCGCCCGGACTCCTCGCGCTGCTCGCCGCCCGCTACGGGCACCCCGTGACGGCGGAGGACCTGCTCTGCTGGAGCGTGGCGGCCGCGACCGGCACGCCCGCCGGGTGCGCCGTGCCGCTGACCGCCGACCCCGCGCTGTGGGCGCGGGGCGTCGCGCTCGGGCGCACCGCGACCGGGATCCTGCTCCGCGGCGCGGACGGCGGCGCCCGGCCGAAGCTGCCGGGCGGCCGGCGCCCCTACGTCCGGGCGGCGCTGCCGCCGCGGCCCGGCACGCTCGGGTACGACCCCGGGGAGGAGGCCCTGCTGATCGGCGACGGCGGCCGTGTCTCCCCCGTACCGACGGGCGCCTGGGAGTTCGAGGCGGGCGGCGGCCGGGTGCTCGACCTGTGGTTCGCCCGGCGCACGGCGGCGGCGGAACCGGGCACGCTGGAGGCGGTGCGCCCGGCCGGCTGGCTCCAGGAGTGGACGTCCGAACTGCTGGAGCTGATCACCGTCCTGGCGCTCCTCGCCGAACTGCGCCCGCGCCTCGCGCCCCTGGGCGAGGGCCCCCGGATCACGGCCGGCGAGCTGCGCGCGGCGGGCGTCCTGCCGGTGCCCTCCGCCGCCCGCCGCCCGGCCTCCGTCCTGGACCACCACGAGGAGGGCCCGGACGGCCAGTTCGCCCTGCTGTGA
- a CDS encoding GntR family transcriptional regulator translates to MTSFAPDSLVLNRKLPLWYQVSQSLRASILGRAPEASLRLPTEEQLAQHYGVSVLTMRQALKELEEEGLISRHRRRGTFIEPGARRGAPRRLLGSIDAIVAQQSGERTTVLGHGPQPVPGDLAEHFPDTAEVVVFRRLRRDGDTGEPTNWAENALRPELAARVDLADLERWPMTKVLRDALGIRISRITDTVEARLADPETARLLSVPLLSPILHYTGVTYDADGRVVDVARIRYRGDRFSFSVTVDAAD, encoded by the coding sequence GTGACCTCCTTCGCCCCCGACTCGCTGGTCCTGAACCGCAAGCTGCCGCTGTGGTACCAGGTCTCGCAGTCGCTGCGCGCCTCGATACTGGGCCGAGCGCCCGAGGCGTCCCTGCGGCTGCCCACCGAGGAGCAGCTCGCCCAGCACTACGGGGTGAGCGTCCTGACCATGCGCCAGGCGCTCAAGGAGCTGGAGGAGGAAGGTCTGATCAGCCGCCACCGGCGGCGCGGCACCTTCATCGAGCCGGGGGCGCGCCGGGGCGCGCCCCGCAGGCTGCTGGGGTCGATCGACGCGATCGTCGCCCAGCAGTCCGGCGAGCGCACCACCGTCCTCGGCCACGGCCCGCAGCCGGTCCCCGGCGATCTGGCGGAGCACTTCCCGGACACCGCGGAGGTCGTCGTCTTCCGGCGGCTGCGCCGCGACGGCGACACCGGCGAACCGACCAACTGGGCGGAGAACGCGCTGCGTCCCGAGCTCGCGGCCCGCGTCGACCTCGCGGACCTGGAGCGCTGGCCGATGACGAAGGTGCTGCGGGACGCGCTCGGCATCCGCATCAGCCGGATCACGGACACCGTCGAGGCCCGCCTCGCCGACCCGGAGACGGCCCGGCTCCTCTCCGTCCCGCTGCTCAGCCCGATCCTCCACTACACGGGCGTCACCTACGACGCCGACGGCCGGGTGGTCGACGTGGCCCGGATCCGCTACCGGGGCGACCGGTTCTCCTTCTCGGTGACCGTGGACGCGGCGGACTGA